In one window of Lewinellaceae bacterium DNA:
- a CDS encoding SET domain-containing protein-lysine N-methyltransferase, whose amino-acid sequence MPGLYIQDIPHKGRGVFCGHDLQEGDTIELCPVIIIPPSEVPSIHGTHLHDYYFLWPASPGAACIALGYGSLYNHHRDPNAEVIMDLDAAMIEIRCSKPIPAGTEILIDYTDGGSAEAPLWFQEE is encoded by the coding sequence GTGCCAGGATTATATATCCAGGATATCCCTCATAAAGGGCGCGGTGTATTCTGTGGGCATGATCTGCAGGAAGGAGACACCATTGAGCTCTGTCCTGTCATTATCATCCCACCCTCGGAGGTTCCTTCAATCCATGGAACCCACCTGCATGATTATTATTTTTTGTGGCCTGCATCTCCGGGAGCGGCTTGTATTGCATTGGGCTATGGATCGCTATACAATCACCACCGAGATCCGAATGCTGAAGTGATCATGGACCTCGATGCAGCAATGATTGAGATCCGGTGTTCAAAACCAATACCCGCGGGTACGGAAATACTGATCGACTATACAGATGGAGGTTCGGCAGAAGCGCCATTATGGTTTCAGGAGGAATAG